From Streptosporangiales bacterium, one genomic window encodes:
- a CDS encoding DUF4440 domain-containing protein has translation MSELQAIADRVEIEALRGEFTDAVMVRDYDRVASLFTEDGVVRIPEVDAETVGREGIRAGVERLQGLWEYFVQTVHPGTIQLAGDTASGRAYLTEFGLMRNGSSHLNYGIYHDRYQRTPDGWKFAERVYEPRYVDTTPLAGAARHPSA, from the coding sequence ATGAGCGAACTCCAGGCCATCGCCGACCGTGTCGAGATCGAGGCGCTGCGTGGCGAGTTCACCGACGCAGTGATGGTGCGCGACTACGACCGCGTCGCCTCGCTGTTCACCGAGGACGGCGTTGTGCGGATCCCCGAAGTCGACGCCGAGACCGTCGGCCGCGAGGGGATCCGCGCCGGCGTCGAGCGGCTGCAGGGTCTGTGGGAGTACTTCGTGCAAACCGTGCACCCAGGCACGATCCAGCTCGCCGGCGACACCGCGTCCGGTCGCGCATACCTGACCGAGTTCGGCCTTATGCGCAACGGCAGCTCACACCTGAACTACGGCATCTACCACGACCGCTACCAACGCACCCCGGACGGCTGGAAGTTCGCGGAGCGCGTCTACGAGCCCCGGTACGTCGACACCACACCGCTGGCAGGCGCCGCCCGCCACCCTTCTGCGTAG
- a CDS encoding aldo/keto reductase: MEQRRLGATGPMVSRFALGAMMFGGAADEKASREMLDTYMGAGGTFIDTADNYNQGTSERWIGQWVKDRPGVRDRVVLATKGRFMVDGQPGASLSPAYLRTALEASLRRLDVDHVDLYQLHGPDADHPLEDVVEFLAAAAGAGQIGYVGVSNFPGWQVAKLARLLAEHGGPPLVSHQIQYSLLVREVEWEILPAAIDAGVGTTCWGALGQGYLTGKYHRDRRPAAGTRVGESPDDVLEAWTRRNTDEVWAIVDGLREVAEGHGVTPAQAALAWVSDRPGIGAPIVGARHAGQLRETLPAADLHLDDSARARLDELTAPRAADYPYPFLAQISHWHN, translated from the coding sequence ATGGAACAGCGACGGCTCGGGGCCACCGGTCCGATGGTGTCGAGGTTCGCGCTCGGCGCGATGATGTTCGGCGGCGCCGCGGACGAGAAGGCCAGCCGGGAGATGCTCGACACCTACATGGGCGCCGGTGGCACGTTCATCGACACCGCGGACAACTACAACCAGGGCACCTCGGAGCGCTGGATCGGGCAGTGGGTGAAGGACCGCCCCGGCGTACGCGACCGCGTCGTGCTGGCCACCAAGGGCCGGTTCATGGTCGACGGCCAGCCAGGCGCCAGCCTCAGCCCGGCGTACCTGCGTACCGCGCTCGAAGCGAGCCTGCGCCGGCTCGACGTCGACCACGTCGACCTGTACCAGCTGCACGGACCGGACGCCGACCACCCGCTCGAGGACGTGGTGGAGTTCCTCGCCGCCGCCGCGGGTGCCGGGCAGATCGGCTACGTCGGGGTGAGCAACTTCCCCGGCTGGCAGGTCGCCAAGCTGGCCCGGCTGCTCGCCGAGCACGGCGGGCCGCCGCTGGTGTCGCACCAGATCCAGTACAGCCTGCTGGTCCGCGAGGTCGAGTGGGAGATCCTGCCCGCGGCCATCGACGCGGGCGTCGGCACCACCTGCTGGGGCGCGCTCGGCCAGGGTTACCTCACCGGCAAGTACCACCGCGACCGTCGTCCCGCTGCCGGCACCCGCGTCGGCGAGAGCCCGGACGACGTCCTCGAGGCGTGGACCCGCCGCAACACCGACGAGGTCTGGGCCATCGTGGACGGCCTGCGCGAGGTCGCCGAAGGGCACGGCGTGACGCCGGCGCAGGCGGCGCTGGCCTGGGTGTCGGACCGGCCGGGCATCGGCGCACCGATCGTCGGCGCCAGGCACGCCGGCCAGCTGCGCGAGACGCTCCCGGCCGCCGACCTGCACCTCGACGACAGCGCGCGGGCACGCCTGGACGAGCTCACCGCGCCACGGGCGGCGGACTACCCGTACCCGTTCCTCGCCCAGATCAGCCATTGGCACAACTGA
- a CDS encoding MerR family transcriptional regulator, giving the protein MSSATPDDDLDGVGTCAIGEDLAATPITHPLTVSEVANRIGLSAHTLRWYERIGLLDHVERDSSGHRRYTATDVEWLLLLIRLRATGMPVKDMQRYAEMVRAGEHTETERRVLLEAHRERVAAHIAELQRHLAVIDHKVSIYRRNDHLAAS; this is encoded by the coding sequence ATGAGCAGCGCAACACCGGACGACGACCTCGACGGCGTCGGCACCTGTGCGATCGGCGAGGACCTCGCCGCCACGCCGATCACCCACCCGCTGACGGTGAGCGAGGTCGCGAACCGGATCGGGCTGTCCGCCCACACGCTGCGCTGGTACGAACGCATCGGACTGCTCGACCACGTCGAACGGGACAGCTCAGGCCACCGCCGCTACACGGCGACCGACGTGGAGTGGCTGCTGTTGCTGATCCGGCTACGGGCCACCGGGATGCCGGTGAAGGACATGCAACGGTACGCCGAGATGGTCCGTGCAGGCGAGCACACCGAGACAGAACGCCGGGTGCTGCTCGAAGCACACCGCGAACGGGTGGCGGCGCACATCGCCGAGCTCCAGCGCCACCTCGCCGTCATCGACCACAAGGTGAGCATCTACCGCCGCAACGACCACCTCGCCGCCAGCTGA
- a CDS encoding LysE family translocator — translation MSALLSVVPGPSVLFVVGRALAHGRATAVYSVLGNALGGYLLVIAVACGLGAIVTQSVAVFTAIKLAGAAYLVYLGVSAMLAARRRGPTAPMDAGEPAGVLHGGRVRRLWEGLTVGVTNPKSIVFLVAMLPQFIDREAGHVVLQMLIIGLVGALIQAGTDGVWAMTAAAARSWFARSPRRMQAMQVSGGAAMVGLGVKVAVSGRPD, via the coding sequence ATGTCGGCGTTGCTGTCCGTGGTGCCGGGGCCGAGTGTGCTGTTCGTGGTCGGGCGGGCGCTCGCGCACGGGCGGGCGACCGCGGTGTACTCGGTGCTCGGCAACGCGCTCGGCGGGTACCTGCTGGTGATCGCGGTGGCTTGCGGGCTCGGCGCGATCGTGACGCAGTCGGTGGCGGTCTTCACGGCGATCAAGCTGGCCGGTGCGGCCTACCTCGTATACCTCGGCGTCTCTGCGATGCTCGCCGCCCGCAGGCGCGGGCCTACGGCGCCGATGGATGCGGGTGAGCCCGCTGGCGTGCTGCACGGCGGCCGGGTGCGCCGACTGTGGGAGGGCCTGACCGTCGGCGTCACGAACCCGAAGAGCATCGTGTTCCTGGTGGCGATGCTGCCGCAGTTCATCGACCGCGAGGCCGGCCACGTGGTGCTGCAGATGCTGATCATCGGGTTGGTCGGCGCGCTCATCCAGGCGGGTACGGACGGCGTCTGGGCGATGACGGCCGCGGCGGCGCGGAGCTGGTTCGCACGCAGTCCCCGCCGCATGCAGGCGATGCAGGTCTCCGGTGGCGCGGCCATGGTCGGGCTCGGCGTCAAGGTCGCCGTGTCGGGACGCCCCGACTGA
- a CDS encoding DUF1203 domain-containing protein gives MTTTTQTRFRLHAIAPESLQQVRTTGLDVSGQPVEHVDGEGLPLRRCLRNSTAGEKLMLFGYEPALPPSPYREIGAVYAHAEPCQGPDHTDRYPSDWHGRPQVFRAYDDRGWIHHQATRVHDGTNPEQQIVEIFAHPEVTQIHTRNVAAGCYMLRITRPDRG, from the coding sequence ATGACCACGACAACGCAGACTAGGTTCCGCCTCCACGCCATCGCCCCGGAGAGTCTCCAACAGGTACGCACCACAGGTCTCGACGTGTCCGGACAACCGGTGGAGCACGTCGACGGGGAGGGCCTACCGCTGCGCCGCTGCCTCCGCAACTCCACGGCGGGCGAGAAGCTCATGCTCTTCGGGTACGAGCCTGCCCTGCCGCCCAGTCCGTACCGCGAGATCGGCGCGGTCTACGCACACGCAGAACCGTGCCAGGGGCCGGACCACACCGACCGCTACCCGAGCGACTGGCACGGCCGACCACAGGTGTTCCGCGCGTACGACGACCGCGGCTGGATCCACCACCAGGCGACACGGGTCCATGACGGTACGAACCCTGAGCAGCAGATCGTGGAGATCTTCGCCCATCCCGAGGTGACCCAGATCCACACCCGCAACGTCGCCGCGGGCTGCTACATGCTCCGCATCACACGTCCCGACCGCGGGTGA